In a genomic window of Chryseobacterium sp. G0162:
- the traN gene encoding conjugative transposon protein TraN: MNIQKSHYILIMLLLLLASKLFGQDSVTTYISLEQAKLKPFKMQVTYSKTSHVIFPSPIRYVDLGSELLVANKAEPIGNVLRIKSAVKDFEEETNFSVITEDGKFYNFDTSYSSYPEILSYDLVKLQRGIERRYATDVLFEDLKGSSTTLTELIMENLYKKSNRTTKHIVSKSYGIEFSVKALHVNESKFYFTLQIENKSNVAYSIEWVNFKIVDKKNLKRTVVQDKVLEKVRSYFPQMTAADHSNIKGVYLLDQFTLLKDQVLEIEILEKNGGRHQKVQLENSDLIRARLINSLTIKTK, encoded by the coding sequence ATGAATATCCAAAAAAGCCATTATATTCTCATTATGCTATTACTTCTGTTGGCAAGCAAGTTATTTGGTCAGGATTCTGTGACAACTTATATTTCTTTGGAACAGGCAAAATTGAAACCTTTCAAAATGCAGGTCACTTATAGTAAAACAAGCCATGTGATTTTTCCATCACCCATACGATATGTTGATCTAGGGAGTGAACTGTTAGTTGCGAATAAGGCAGAGCCTATCGGAAATGTTCTCCGGATTAAATCGGCTGTAAAGGATTTTGAAGAGGAAACCAATTTTTCGGTTATTACTGAGGATGGAAAATTTTACAATTTTGATACGTCTTACAGTTCTTATCCGGAAATACTCAGCTATGATTTAGTAAAACTTCAAAGGGGTATTGAACGGCGATATGCTACTGATGTATTATTTGAGGACCTTAAAGGAAGCTCAACTACTCTGACAGAGCTTATTATGGAAAATCTCTATAAGAAAAGCAACAGAACTACTAAACATATTGTTTCAAAAAGTTACGGAATTGAGTTTTCAGTCAAGGCACTTCACGTTAATGAAAGCAAATTTTATTTCACATTGCAAATTGAGAATAAAAGTAATGTGGCGTATAGTATCGAATGGGTCAACTTTAAAATTGTTGACAAGAAGAATTTAAAACGAACGGTAGTTCAGGATAAGGTACTAGAAAAGGTTCGTAGCTACTTCCCGCAAATGACAGCAGCTGATCATTCAAACATAAAAGGGGTTTATCTGCTGGATCAGTTTACTCTTTTAAAAGATCAGGTGTTGGAAATTGAAATTCTGGAGAAGAACGGGGGAAGACATCAGAAAGTACAGCTTGAAAATTCAGATCTGATTCGTGCAAGATTGATAAACAGTTTAACCATAAAAACGAAGTAA
- the traM gene encoding conjugative transposon protein TraM, translating into MKYSEKIKVTENDLSQNSKGVSDTPKAPWERLKKPIIYFLMAALCASCFYLIFKPKANNRIIEESGFNAVIPQAKDGQLQSDKQKAYEQQLLEQNNEEKRNAVTTLSDYWNDQSDSNSNNNPSSVAARTSILQQSDQNALNSYRNSQQTLSSFYGRDDQEVNNLRKEISRLKNEAMQNNSAPVGLGMNDQLELMEKSYQMAAKYLPTTSKQEEAVPKQQEEKPTENKIKLIPARPSHSTIISSLYREPSDSAFMAGLNQNRFYDSQNDSENLVQAKNAIRGVVYETKALVNESTLSIRLSEAMQLGRTEIPIGSLLIATSKFQSGRLQLKISSIQYKGSVYPVEINVHDNDGQLGLYVPYSPEQNAVNDIVANMSQTSGTNIMMTQSAGQQIAADLSRGVVQGLSGYFQKRVRQLKVIVKAGHQVLLLPKNN; encoded by the coding sequence ATGAAATATTCAGAGAAAATCAAAGTGACAGAAAATGATCTCTCACAAAATTCCAAAGGAGTGAGTGACACTCCCAAAGCGCCGTGGGAAAGACTGAAGAAGCCTATCATCTATTTTTTGATGGCTGCCTTGTGTGCGTCATGCTTTTACCTCATTTTTAAACCAAAAGCCAACAATAGGATTATTGAAGAGAGTGGTTTTAATGCAGTCATTCCGCAGGCAAAAGATGGTCAGTTGCAGTCTGATAAGCAAAAGGCTTATGAGCAGCAGTTGTTAGAGCAAAACAACGAAGAGAAAAGAAATGCTGTAACCACCTTATCCGATTATTGGAATGACCAAAGCGATTCAAATTCTAATAACAATCCATCAAGTGTAGCGGCTAGAACAAGTATTCTTCAGCAATCAGATCAGAATGCTCTGAACAGCTATCGCAATTCCCAACAAACCTTGAGTTCATTTTATGGTCGGGATGATCAGGAAGTCAATAATCTGAGGAAAGAAATTTCAAGATTAAAGAATGAAGCCATGCAGAACAATTCTGCTCCTGTAGGTCTTGGAATGAACGATCAATTAGAACTGATGGAAAAATCATATCAGATGGCAGCCAAGTATCTTCCAACGACTTCAAAACAGGAAGAGGCAGTACCAAAACAACAGGAGGAAAAACCAACTGAAAATAAGATAAAGCTGATACCGGCAAGACCATCACATTCGACTATTATTTCTTCATTATACAGAGAGCCATCAGATAGTGCCTTTATGGCAGGTTTGAATCAGAATAGATTTTATGATAGTCAAAATGATTCAGAGAACTTAGTTCAAGCAAAAAACGCAATAAGAGGTGTGGTCTATGAAACTAAGGCTTTGGTCAACGAAAGTACATTATCCATAAGGCTTTCCGAAGCCATGCAACTCGGGCGCACTGAAATCCCAATAGGGAGTTTGCTGATTGCCACAAGTAAATTTCAGAGTGGGAGACTTCAGTTAAAAATATCTTCCATTCAATATAAAGGCAGTGTTTATCCGGTAGAAATCAATGTTCATGATAATGACGGACAATTGGGTCTATATGTTCCGTATTCACCGGAACAAAATGCGGTAAACGATATTGTTGCCAATATGAGCCAGACTTCGGGCACCAATATTATGATGACGCAGTCAGCGGGACAGCAGATTGCGGCAGATCTGAGCAGGGGAGTAGTACAGGGATTGTCAGGCTATTTTCAAAAAAGAGTCAGACAATTGAAAGTCATTGTAAAAGCAGGTCATCAAGTATTACTCTTACCCAAAAATAACTAA
- the traK gene encoding conjugative transposon protein TraK: MEFKTLRNIESSFKQIRLFTFVFAVLCFGVVGIVVFKSYQFAEEQRQKIYVLDNGKSLMVALSQDMSINRPVEAREHVRRFHELFFTIAPDKNAIESNVKRAFNLADQSAFNYYKDLQEKGYYNRIISGNIQQRIEVDSVVANFESYPYEVKTYARQFIIRSSNLTIRNLVTNCSLVNSVRSDSNPQGFTIEKFNVLENRDVETVER; encoded by the coding sequence ATGGAATTTAAAACTTTAAGAAATATTGAGAGCAGCTTTAAACAGATCCGCTTGTTTACGTTTGTTTTTGCGGTGCTGTGCTTTGGAGTCGTAGGGATCGTGGTATTTAAATCATATCAATTTGCCGAAGAACAACGTCAGAAAATATATGTCCTGGATAATGGCAAATCTTTAATGGTGGCTTTATCACAAGATATGTCGATCAACAGACCTGTGGAAGCAAGAGAGCATGTCAGACGATTTCACGAATTGTTCTTCACGATAGCACCTGATAAGAATGCTATTGAAAGTAATGTAAAAAGGGCTTTCAATTTAGCTGATCAATCTGCATTTAACTACTATAAAGACCTTCAGGAAAAAGGTTACTATAACAGAATCATTTCAGGTAATATTCAGCAGAGAATTGAGGTGGACAGTGTCGTTGCCAACTTTGAAAGTTACCCTTATGAAGTAAAGACGTACGCAAGACAGTTTATAATCAGGTCCAGCAATCTTACCATCAGGAATTTAGTCACCAACTGTTCACTGGTTAATTCTGTACGGTCTGACAGCAATCCGCAGGGATTTACCATTGAAAAATTCAACGTGCTTGAAAATAGAGATGTCGAAACTGTTGAACGCTAA
- the traJ gene encoding conjugative transposon protein TraJ yields the protein MEPSNLHEVLRSVYEEMMPMCADMAAVAKGVAGLGALFYVALKVWQSLSRAEPVDLFPILRPFAIGICIMFFSTLVLGSLNGVMSPIVQGSHSMLENQVLDMNDLQQKKDLLEREAMLRNPEMAYLISNEEFDKKLEELGWSPSDLVTMSGMYIEREMFAIKKDIRDGFREFLEILFQSAALVIDTIRTFFLIVLSILGPIAFAISVWDGFQTTLSQWLTRYISVYLWLPVADIFSAILAKIQTLILERDIEMLADPTFIPDTSNTVYIIYMVIGIIGYFTVPTVTGWVIQAGGAGNFMRNVNQTATKSGNVAGAAVGSATGNISGRLLK from the coding sequence ATGGAACCAAGCAACTTACACGAAGTCCTGCGTTCCGTTTACGAAGAAATGATGCCGATGTGCGCTGATATGGCTGCAGTGGCCAAAGGAGTTGCCGGTCTAGGAGCCTTGTTCTATGTGGCATTAAAAGTCTGGCAGTCATTGAGCCGTGCGGAGCCTGTTGATTTGTTTCCTATACTGAGACCTTTTGCCATAGGTATCTGCATTATGTTTTTCTCGACATTGGTGTTAGGAAGTCTGAATGGTGTGATGAGCCCTATTGTTCAGGGAAGTCATTCAATGCTGGAAAATCAGGTGTTGGATATGAATGATTTGCAGCAAAAGAAAGATCTATTGGAACGGGAAGCGATGCTAAGGAATCCGGAGATGGCTTACCTTATTTCAAACGAAGAATTTGACAAAAAGCTGGAGGAACTCGGATGGTCACCATCGGATTTGGTCACGATGTCCGGAATGTATATTGAAAGAGAAATGTTTGCCATCAAGAAAGATATCAGAGATGGTTTCCGGGAGTTTCTTGAAATATTGTTTCAATCGGCAGCCTTAGTTATTGATACCATCAGAACCTTCTTCCTGATAGTCCTTTCAATATTGGGACCAATAGCATTTGCAATTTCCGTCTGGGATGGATTTCAGACCACTTTAAGTCAATGGCTGACAAGATATATCAGTGTTTACCTATGGCTGCCTGTTGCTGATATTTTCAGTGCCATTCTTGCCAAGATACAAACTTTGATCTTAGAGCGAGATATCGAAATGCTCGCAGATCCCACCTTTATTCCTGATACCTCAAATACAGTTTACATCATCTATATGGTAATTGGGATCATAGGTTATTTTACGGTACCGACGGTGACAGGTTGGGTAATTCAGGCAGGAGGTGCCGGCAATTTTATGCGCAATGTTAACCAGACTGCTACGAAATCAGGCAATGTTGCGGGAGCAGCGGTAGGTTCTGCGACAGGTAATATTTCAGGAAGATTATTAAAATAA
- a CDS encoding DUF4141 domain-containing protein has translation MMMAFFATITYTKAQFVVTDPANLASGILNSANEIVQTSSTVSNVVKNFNEVKKVYEQGKEYYDQLKAINNLVKDARKVQQTVLLVGDVSEMYVNNFGKMLNDPNFNAQELASIANGYSALLTESTELLKELKEIITSNGLSLNDKERMDVVDRVYKEVKAYHNLVRYYTNKNISVSYLRAKKQNNTQRVLDLYGTSNQKYW, from the coding sequence ATGATGATGGCATTCTTCGCTACCATCACCTATACAAAAGCACAATTTGTAGTGACCGATCCAGCAAATCTGGCATCCGGAATTTTAAACTCAGCCAATGAAATTGTACAGACTTCATCGACGGTATCCAATGTCGTAAAAAACTTTAATGAAGTTAAAAAGGTGTATGAGCAGGGCAAAGAATATTATGACCAGCTGAAAGCTATCAATAACCTGGTAAAAGATGCCAGAAAGGTTCAGCAGACAGTCCTATTGGTGGGCGATGTTTCGGAGATGTATGTCAACAATTTCGGTAAAATGCTGAATGACCCCAACTTCAATGCACAGGAATTAGCTTCCATTGCCAATGGTTATTCGGCACTTCTTACTGAGAGTACGGAGCTACTGAAAGAGCTAAAGGAGATCATCACTTCTAACGGGCTTTCTCTGAATGATAAAGAAAGGATGGATGTAGTTGACCGGGTATATAAAGAGGTCAAAGCGTATCATAATCTGGTAAGATACTATACCAATAAGAATATTTCGGTCAGTTATCTGAGAGCCAAAAAACAGAACAATACCCAAAGGGTATTAGATCTTTACGGAACCTCCAATCAAAAATACTGGTAA
- a CDS encoding TraG family conjugative transposon ATPase, which yields MRNSSKAATLESKFPLLAIENDCIISKDADVTVCFKVRLPELFTVASAEYEAMHSAWFKAIKTLPDFTVVHKQDWFIKENYNPDLSREDQSFLSRSFERHFNERPFLNHYCYLFITKTSKERMRMQSNFSSLCKGKLIPKEIKDKEVINLFLEAVDQLERIMNDSGYIHLERMTEDEISGTSERSGLLEQYLTLSRETHPSLQDIKLGSEEMRIGNNRITMHTLSDTEDLPGTVSSHSRYEKLSTDRSDCLLSFASPVGLLLSCNHIYNQYLFIDNSDENLSKFEKSARNMHSLARYSRANQINKEWIEKYLNEAHSFGLQSIRAHFNIMSWSDNPTELKQLKNDTGSALALMECKPRHNTTDTATLYWAGIPGNAADFPSEESFYTFIEPALCFFTGETNYQDSPSPFGIKMADRLTGKPIHLDISDLPMKQGIITNRNKFILGPSGSGKSFFTNHMVRQYYEQGAHVLLVDTGNSYQGLCELIKGKTKGEDGVYFTYTEDNPIAFNPFYTDDGIFDIEKRESIKTLILTLWKRDDEPPTRSEEVALSNAVSGYIEVIKYNDLHPSFNGFYEYVKDDYQKVLEQKKVREKDFDIANFLNVLEPYYRGGEYDYLLNSEKQLDLLSKRFIVFEIDAIKDHKILFPIVTIIIMEVFINKMRRLKGIRKLILIEEAWKAIAKEGMAEYIKYLFKTVRKFFGEAIVVTQEVDDIIQSPIVKESIINNSDCKILLDQRKYMNKFDDIQAMLGLTDKEKSQVLSINMNNDPRRLYKEVWIGLGGTHSAVYATEVSAEEYLAYTTEETEKIEVMNLASELDSNVEHAIKRISLKRIKSNTKDN from the coding sequence ATGAGAAATTCTTCCAAAGCAGCAACCTTGGAAAGTAAATTTCCATTGCTGGCTATTGAAAATGATTGTATCATTTCAAAGGACGCTGATGTTACGGTTTGCTTTAAGGTTAGACTTCCTGAGTTGTTTACTGTTGCTTCTGCTGAATATGAAGCCATGCATTCCGCTTGGTTCAAAGCCATTAAAACACTCCCGGATTTCACTGTGGTTCATAAGCAGGACTGGTTTATCAAAGAAAACTACAACCCTGATCTTTCAAGAGAAGATCAGAGTTTTTTGTCCAGGTCTTTTGAAAGACACTTCAATGAGAGGCCGTTTTTAAATCATTACTGCTATCTGTTCATTACTAAAACCAGTAAAGAAAGGATGCGGATGCAGAGTAACTTTTCATCTCTATGCAAAGGTAAGCTGATTCCGAAAGAGATTAAGGACAAAGAAGTTATTAATCTATTTCTTGAAGCAGTCGACCAACTGGAGCGGATTATGAATGACAGTGGTTATATCCATCTGGAAAGGATGACAGAAGATGAGATATCAGGAACTTCCGAAAGGTCCGGACTACTGGAACAATATCTGACTCTATCGCGTGAAACCCATCCATCATTGCAGGATATCAAGTTAGGATCTGAAGAAATGCGAATCGGTAACAATCGTATTACTATGCACACCTTATCGGATACAGAAGATCTGCCAGGCACTGTTTCATCACACAGCCGTTATGAGAAGTTAAGCACCGACCGCAGTGACTGTCTTCTATCATTTGCTTCTCCCGTGGGACTTCTGCTCAGTTGCAATCACATTTATAACCAGTATCTGTTCATCGACAACAGTGATGAGAATTTGAGTAAGTTTGAAAAATCTGCAAGAAACATGCATTCTCTGGCAAGGTATAGCAGAGCCAATCAGATCAATAAGGAATGGATTGAAAAGTATTTAAATGAAGCACATTCTTTCGGGTTACAATCTATCCGCGCTCATTTTAATATAATGTCATGGTCTGACAATCCTACTGAGCTCAAGCAGTTAAAGAATGATACGGGAAGCGCTTTGGCTTTAATGGAATGTAAACCCCGTCATAATACGACAGATACAGCAACATTATATTGGGCAGGAATTCCGGGCAATGCCGCAGATTTTCCAAGTGAAGAAAGCTTCTACACATTCATCGAACCTGCTTTATGTTTTTTCACAGGGGAAACCAACTATCAGGATTCACCGTCACCATTTGGGATTAAGATGGCTGACCGTCTAACGGGAAAGCCGATTCATCTGGATATTTCAGATCTGCCGATGAAGCAGGGGATTATCACCAATAGAAATAAGTTTATTCTTGGACCTTCCGGAAGTGGTAAATCCTTCTTTACGAACCATATGGTACGACAGTATTATGAGCAGGGAGCGCATGTCCTTCTTGTAGATACCGGAAATTCCTATCAGGGATTATGTGAACTCATTAAAGGAAAGACAAAAGGTGAGGATGGGGTATATTTTACTTACACCGAAGACAATCCCATTGCTTTCAATCCATTTTACACCGATGACGGAATCTTTGACATTGAAAAAAGGGAGAGTATCAAAACCTTGATTCTGACACTTTGGAAAAGAGATGATGAACCACCGACCCGTTCAGAGGAAGTTGCATTGTCAAATGCTGTAAGTGGATACATTGAAGTAATAAAATATAATGACCTGCATCCTTCTTTCAATGGATTCTATGAGTACGTCAAAGATGACTATCAGAAAGTATTGGAGCAAAAGAAAGTCAGAGAAAAAGACTTTGATATTGCCAACTTTCTCAATGTGCTGGAACCTTATTACAGAGGAGGGGAGTATGACTATCTGCTCAATTCAGAGAAGCAGCTGGACTTATTATCCAAGCGTTTCATTGTCTTCGAAATCGATGCCATTAAAGATCATAAAATTCTGTTCCCTATTGTGACCATTATCATAATGGAAGTCTTCATCAATAAGATGCGAAGGCTCAAAGGAATCAGAAAACTGATACTCATCGAAGAAGCCTGGAAAGCCATTGCCAAAGAAGGTATGGCAGAGTACATCAAATACCTTTTCAAGACGGTAAGGAAATTTTTCGGAGAAGCCATTGTGGTGACTCAGGAAGTCGATGATATTATCCAGTCACCGATTGTTAAGGAAAGTATCATCAACAATTCGGATTGTAAGATTCTTCTTGACCAAAGGAAGTACATGAATAAGTTTGATGATATACAGGCGATGCTGGGATTGACTGACAAAGAAAAATCTCAGGTTCTTTCTATCAATATGAACAATGACCCCCGAAGGCTTTACAAAGAAGTCTGGATTGGATTAGGCGGAACGCACTCTGCGGTCTATGCCACCGAAGTATCTGCAGAAGAATATCTGGCCTATACTACAGAAGAAACGGAAAAGATAGAAGTAATGAATCTAGCATCGGAACTTGACAGCAATGTCGAACATGCCATCAAGCGGATTTCTCTCAAGAGAATCAAATCAAATACGAAAGACAATTAA
- a CDS encoding DUF4133 domain-containing protein, which translates to MNTYHTNKGIGRTVEFKGLKAQYLFIFAGGLLGILICVMVMYMAGVNTYLCLILGGISSGLLTWQTFALNRKYGEHGLMKMGAQKKHPKYIISRKSIYRYLKTNRKRTYV; encoded by the coding sequence ATGAATACCTATCATACCAATAAAGGAATAGGAAGGACGGTGGAGTTCAAGGGACTTAAAGCGCAATACCTCTTCATCTTCGCCGGAGGATTATTAGGAATATTGATCTGTGTCATGGTTATGTATATGGCAGGTGTCAATACCTATCTATGTTTAATTCTTGGAGGAATCAGCAGTGGACTTCTTACCTGGCAGACTTTCGCGCTGAATAGAAAATACGGTGAGCACGGTCTGATGAAAATGGGTGCTCAAAAAAAGCATCCGAAATATATCATTAGCCGTAAGAGTATTTATCGGTATTTGAAAACTAACCGTAAAAGAACATACGTATGA
- a CDS encoding DUF4134 domain-containing protein, translated as MEKQRKKLMYALLAILITPYAFSQGNGSAGINEATQMVTSYFEPATQLIYAIGAVVGLIGGVKVYNKFSSGDPDTSKTAASWFGACIFLIVAATILRSFFL; from the coding sequence ATGGAAAAACAAAGAAAAAAACTGATGTATGCATTACTGGCAATCTTGATTACACCGTATGCTTTTTCACAGGGTAATGGCAGTGCCGGAATCAACGAGGCTACACAGATGGTCACTTCTTATTTTGAACCCGCTACCCAATTAATTTACGCCATAGGTGCAGTCGTCGGACTCATCGGAGGAGTAAAAGTCTATAACAAGTTCAGCAGTGGTGATCCCGACACCAGTAAGACCGCTGCCAGCTGGTTTGGTGCATGTATCTTTCTGATTGTTGCGGCAACAATCCTTCGTTCATTCTTCCTTTAA
- a CDS encoding DUF3408 domain-containing protein translates to MEHDKNNNEDNGIDEQYLMSIMAGSLKKEVYVQNADSQKKKAVIKNKLKSQKSNDITYMEQFLTHHTMTKRGDKSIYIRPEYHERLSRIIQIIADDQIPLYAYLDNILAYHFEMFEKEITDDFNNKYRPIF, encoded by the coding sequence ATGGAACATGACAAAAATAACAATGAAGATAATGGTATCGATGAACAATATCTGATGTCCATTATGGCAGGAAGTCTAAAGAAAGAAGTTTATGTCCAAAATGCAGATTCCCAAAAAAAGAAAGCTGTAATAAAAAATAAGTTGAAGAGTCAGAAAAGTAATGATATAACTTATATGGAGCAGTTTCTTACGCATCATACAATGACTAAGCGTGGAGATAAAAGTATTTATATCCGTCCTGAATATCACGAACGCCTCTCACGCATTATTCAAATCATAGCCGATGACCAGATTCCTCTGTATGCTTATCTGGATAATATACTGGCTTATCATTTTGAAATGTTTGAAAAGGAAATTACTGATGATTTCAATAACAAATACCGTCCAATCTTTTAA
- a CDS encoding ParA family protein translates to MKTKKQPTIITFSTQKGGVGKSTFTTLMASILHYRMGYQVAVFDCDFPQYSLLQMRERDLKMVMQNEILKKMAHKQFTSINKKAYPIFQSKTDEVLQEIDRYVDGLEITPDIIFLDLPGTVNTVGILKTLTNVHYIFSPITADRLVLESTLSFTDVLTNVLMKETQTGIRAIHLFWNQVDGRERTILYKNYSKVISDLGLPLMETTITDSKRFRKEGETITKNVFRSTLLPADPKLLTQCRMDQFIEEFLRIVKL, encoded by the coding sequence ATGAAAACAAAAAAACAACCCACAATTATTACTTTTTCCACTCAAAAGGGAGGTGTAGGAAAAAGCACATTTACAACATTAATGGCGAGTATCCTTCATTATCGAATGGGATATCAGGTTGCTGTCTTTGATTGTGACTTTCCGCAGTACAGTTTACTCCAAATGAGAGAGCGGGATTTGAAAATGGTGATGCAGAATGAGATTTTAAAAAAGATGGCTCACAAACAATTTACGAGTATTAATAAAAAAGCTTATCCTATTTTTCAGAGTAAAACTGATGAAGTTTTACAAGAAATAGATAGGTATGTTGATGGCTTGGAAATAACTCCTGACATTATATTTTTAGATCTGCCAGGAACCGTGAATACTGTTGGTATTTTAAAAACATTGACGAATGTCCATTATATTTTTTCTCCTATTACTGCAGATCGTCTCGTATTGGAAAGTACGTTAAGTTTTACTGATGTTCTAACCAATGTATTGATGAAAGAAACTCAAACAGGAATCCGGGCTATTCATCTTTTCTGGAATCAGGTGGATGGAAGAGAAAGAACGATACTTTACAAAAATTACAGTAAAGTGATTTCAGATTTAGGGCTGCCTCTTATGGAAACAACCATTACAGATAGTAAAAGATTTCGAAAGGAAGGGGAGACCATTACAAAGAATGTTTTCCGATCAACATTACTGCCTGCAGATCCTAAGCTGTTAACTCAATGCAGAATGGATCAATTTATAGAAGAATTTTTAAGAATTGTAAAACTATAA
- the mobA gene encoding conjugal transfer protein MobA → MDANKNNKGGRKPKLNPSKNRYVFRLTDEENVGFLKLFESSGMSNKAKFITTILLQRELKIVKVDVSTMDYYTQLTKFFYQFQSIGNNYNQIVKILYRNFTEKKASFYLFKLENHTKDLALICKQIIEITKEFEQNHIQKTSER, encoded by the coding sequence ATGGATGCAAATAAAAACAATAAAGGTGGGCGTAAGCCCAAGCTGAACCCAAGTAAAAACAGATATGTATTTAGATTGACCGATGAAGAAAATGTTGGTTTTCTAAAATTATTTGAATCTTCAGGTATGAGCAATAAAGCAAAATTTATTACAACAATTTTGCTTCAGAGAGAATTAAAAATTGTCAAAGTGGATGTTTCAACAATGGATTATTATACTCAACTCACTAAATTCTTTTACCAGTTTCAATCGATTGGAAACAATTATAATCAGATTGTAAAAATTTTATATCGAAATTTTACTGAGAAAAAAGCATCTTTTTATCTCTTTAAACTGGAAAACCATACCAAAGATCTGGCATTAATTTGTAAGCAAATTATAGAAATCACTAAAGAATTTGAGCAAAACCATATTCAAAAAACTTCTGAAAGATGA